TTAATTTGTCATTCACTTAATTGGGTTTTGATGCTAGCAGAAAATAAGCTGCATCTTCACAGAAAGGCAATGTGGATGATTATCAGTGTTACAGCTATAATTTAAACTGAATCATCTCCACCTCCTCTGCATGTACATGGCTACTTGTCTGCACTGCATGTGATTTCATGTGTCGTGAAAGATtagatgattcaaagaagcttTTCCCACAGGTCTTACAAAGGTAGGGCCTCTCCCCTGTGTGAGCTCTTCTCATGTGAGCAGTTAAGACACTACGATAAGTGAAAGACCGTTCACATACTTCACATGTAAACGGTTTTTCACCTGTGTGAGTCCTCATATGGTCCTTCAATTCACCTCTTACTCTGAACATTTTACCACATATTTCGCAGGTGAACGGCTTGTCACATGTATGGATTTTATCATGGTTTTTCAAGTGTGACATCCGAGAGAAACTTTTTCCACACACGCTGCAGGAGTAAGGCCTCTCACCggtgtgtgttctcatgtggTCCCTCAATACATGGTTAAAGCTGAAACTTTTTCCACAAACACTGCATGAGAATGGCCTCTCACCTGTATGGGATCTTGTATGTTTAGTCAAATCTGACTTGTGACTGAACATTTTCCCACAAATCTTGCATGAATGTGTCTTCTTTCCACCATGGACACTCTGATGTATCTGTAACTCTGACTTGTTCTTTAAAATTTCTCCACATGTGTCACATTCAAAAGAATTTTCACTTTGGTGAGGATTACAATCAACCTTGGATGTTTCCGTGTTGAgataatttattttgtaaagttttTTCATTAGTGTTGGTTCTGATTTTCCAATTGAGTCTCCATGCTCGTTTTCTTGAGGATACTGATTCTCAGCAACATGGAAATTGTAAGAGAGGTGGTGTTGTTTAGGTTCACTTAGGTCACTGTCTTCGTGAGTAGGAGTCCACATGAATGTCTCAGTCTCCTGCTTCACTATGAGCTGCTCTACCTCCAGACTACTGAAGagttcctcctgttcctctttaatctgtggaggctctggCTCCTCTTGGTCCTGACTATTGAAGTTCCTCTCCTGGTCACAGAGCTTCTGGCCAGCCGAAACCTCCTCATCTTCACCGTCATGTTTCTGTAGGACATCTggagaaacaaaataaataacaataatacagcaACTTTAAGTTACAACTATTAACTAACTTACAACTATTAAAACATTGCATTGTAGATCAGGCAGCTGCCCACTCTTCCTTTATTCCTTGTTAAGCGACATATACAGGCATATCCAAAAAAAATTACCCCCCCCCCATTCAACTCAACAAGTTAAGCACAGAAATAATCCAAAGTTATCACAAACAAAGTGAACTAGTTCAAGGTTTGTTTTGTAATTGCTGCTTTAAAGTTCCTGCAGAGTGAtagaaaaaatgcaatattaGGTTTGTATATCACAGGCCACTGTggtatgaaccaccaggccaacattcagtcatgaaaactatctccaagtttataaaaatgaagcatcaaaaccatgaaaaattaGCCTGTGAAATCTGCTCTAGGTTGGTGAGGgcatgtcagttgaatgagctgaagccacgcccactcacgagAAAAACGGatctctcaaattaaaaaaaaaatcctctgctCAGAGCAATTACtaggctctgtgccagagcagagacacagaggttggggattaaatttactgttttctggtacaaatttGTCCTCATGATACTTTAATGACCCATAGGCCACCAtgactgatagatttgggaagtttaactcacaaacaaaaacacagcacgTAGCTGGCTGTTCAATTTCAATGAGGGCAGTGTCATCAACTAACAGCAGACTGTACTCAGATGTACTGCTCCGTGATTGCACAACACTATGACGGTCTAAATAAAATTTTCAGTCACAAGTGgatctctgtgttttcacatgtttacagcaacgtTATTCCAACCTATCTAGTGTGCTAAGACACAACGCtgggatttcactttacagggactttaatgataATGACCACAACTTAAAGGTCAcagaaacaataataaaaacaatatttaaaatattttaatcctGCTTATTCCAAGCGAactctactgtagctatgagtTTGGGTAGAACTTCCAGTAAAGTAACGGCtatagaaaaaaatcctctcaaTGGATCTCCAAATCGCTCTAAAATGGAAAATCCTAGTTAGACAGAAGACACCGGAAGTTGCCCTCGCAATTCACGCAAAGTATTATGGGGGCTAGGAACAATGGGGATATTGTGAAAAAGACAAATTCTTTGTCAGTTACTTCAGTTCTAAAAAGATCCCTCAAGATCTCAAATCACCCGAAAAGGTTTCATGAGCCTTTATCCCAGCGTTATCCAGCAGTCTTCGCTGGCGATCGATCTCCTCCTCGTACTCGACGATAGTTCTCtggaaaactacaaaaatgtcttcagcagcagcagttagcCGCTCGAGGACA
This region of Cheilinus undulatus linkage group 2, ASM1832078v1, whole genome shotgun sequence genomic DNA includes:
- the LOC121519029 gene encoding zinc finger protein OZF-like: MFTKRTKAMFSTDSLRGFVLERLTAAAEDIFVVFQRTIVEYEEEIDRQRRLLDNAGIKAHETFSDVLQKHDGEDEEVSAGQKLCDQERNFNSQDQEEPEPPQIKEEQEELFSSLEVEQLIVKQETETFMWTPTHEDSDLSEPKQHHLSYNFHVAENQYPQENEHGDSIGKSEPTLMKKLYKINYLNTETSKVDCNPHQSENSFECDTCGEILKNKSELQIHQSVHGGKKTHSCKICGKMFSHKSDLTKHTRSHTGERPFSCSVCGKSFSFNHVLRDHMRTHTGERPYSCSVCGKSFSRMSHLKNHDKIHTCDKPFTCEICGKMFRVRGELKDHMRTHTGEKPFTCEVCERSFTYRSVLTAHMRRAHTGERPYLCKTCGKSFFESSNLSRHMKSHAVQTSSHVHAEEVEMIQFKL